The proteins below come from a single Triticum aestivum cultivar Chinese Spring chromosome 5D, IWGSC CS RefSeq v2.1, whole genome shotgun sequence genomic window:
- the LOC123120275 gene encoding uncharacterized protein isoform X1 yields the protein MHDLVSCMHELRFGRSPATMALVPHGGGAGGSATMAMPMLTADNYTVWAIKAQAILDVHTVWEAVAPGDAAVNARKDKMVCALLLGALPEDVLLQVSAKLTAREVWDSLKVRFVGADRVRAASLGTLRGEFDRMKMADGEELDVYGGRLAAMAARYANLGETLDDAALVKKLLDTVPDRLFPVVAGIKQFHDVTTMAFDEALGRLRAFDERVRRRGQDGGGRGGEQLLMTAAQWAARESTRRCSGRRRRAQRGVGERRQQAQALLQVRGARALPGTQQRGICVYRV from the coding sequence ATGCATGATCTTGTTAGCTGCATGCATGAGCTTCGGTTCGGGcgatcaccggcgaccatggcgctcgtcccacacggcggcggcgcgggcggatcggcgacgatggcgatgccgatgctgaccgcggacaactacacggtctgggccatcaaggcgcaggcgatcctcgacgtccacaccgtatgggaggcggtggcgccgggcgaCGCGGCGGTGAACGCGCGGAAGGACAAGATGGTGTGCGCGTTGCTTCTCGGGGCGTTGCCGGAGGATGTGCTGCTGCAGGTGTCGGCGAAGCTCACCGCtagggaggtatgggactccctgaaGGTGAGGTTCGTCGGCGCTGATCGGGTCCGCGCGGCGAGTCTGGGGACGCTGCGTGGCGAATTCGACCGGATGAAGATggcggacggcgaggagctcgacgtgtacggcgggaggctcgcggcgatggcggcgaggtatgCCAACCTCGGGGAGACGCTGGACGACGCAGCACTTGTCAAGAAGTTGCTGGATACGGTGCCGGATCGcctcttccccgtcgtcgccggcatcaagcagttccacgacgtgacgacgatggcgttcgatgaagcgctcgggcggctgcgtgcgttcgacgagcgggttcggcgccgtggacaagacggcggcgggcgcgggggtGAGCAGCTGCTCATGACAGCGGCGCAATGGGCAGCACGGGAGTCGACACGGCGGTGctcgggacgacgacgacgggcgcagCGTGGCGTCGGGGAGCGGCGGCAACAGGCGCAGGCGCTGCTACAAGTGCGGGGAGCACGGGCACTTCCGGGGACGCAGCAGCGTGGCATATGTGTGTATCGTGTGTAG
- the LOC123120275 gene encoding uncharacterized protein isoform X2 yields the protein MRGREITGRSAAGSSSFIPTHARVLRGVRGRAPAGAAGARIWPPLFSATVPSSSFSSRDVDLQANHCLTTNMRRRFYGCAFHLNLESYSICRGHFWWNSVLQQDYYGFSEGGGGGCTACSIWFQECVLHLKKFLGHEVSESFKSERNTKDGGNRGTLWCRRARDSSPLTESTLLSQPLHVYGLSASCLWCGCVEADDKYGRSLLASNMYVLTPSRKGVFARSASTPLHIQSYAEIYAMFSNSLLASST from the exons atgagagggagagagatcacCGGAAGGAGTGCCGCCGGCTCGTCGTCTTTCATACCTACACACGCAA GGGTGTTGAGAGGAGTTAGAGGTCGTGCGCCGGCCGGAGCAGCAGGAGCAAGGATATGGCCGCCTCTCTTCTCTGCCACGGTTCCCTCCTCTTCCTTCAGCTCTCGAGATGTCGACCTGCAG gcaaaccaTTGTTTGACAACAAATATGCGGAGGCGTTTTTATGGATGTGCATTTCACCTGAATCTGGAGAGCTATTCAATCTGTCGCGGACATTTTTGGTGGAATTCAGTGCTTCAGCAG GATTATTATGGATTTTCTGAAGGTGGTGGTGGGGGTTGCACGGCATGTTCCATCTGGTTTCAGGAGTGTGTGCTGCACCTGAAAAAATTTCTCGG GCATGAGGTCTCCGAGTCGTTTAAATCTGAACGCAACACCAAG GATGGTGGCAACAGAGGGACTCTTTGGTGCCGGAGAGCTCGGGATTCATCACCCCTAACTGAATCAACCCTGCTATCACAG CCTCTGCATGTTTATGGCCTCTCAGCTTCGTGCTTATGGTGCGGCTGCGTGGAAGCCGACGACAAGTACGGCCGCTCTCTACTTGCCTCTAATATGTATGTCTTAACTCCCTCGAGAAAAGGAGTCTTTGCAAGGTCAGCCAGTACTCCACTTCACATTCAATCATATGCAGAAATATATGCCATGTTTTCCAATAGTCTGCTCGCCTCTTCTACATAA
- the LOC123120275 gene encoding uncharacterized protein isoform X3 yields the protein MRGREITGRSAAGSSSFIPTHARVLRGVRGRAPAGAAGARIWPPLFSATVPSSSFSSRDVDLQANHCLTTNMRRRFYGCAFHLNLESYSICRGHFWWNSVLQQDYYGFSEGGGGGCTACSIWFQECVLHLKKFLGHEVSESFKSERNTKDGGNRGTLWCRRARDSSPLTESTLLSQPLHVYGLSASCLWCGCVEADDKYGRSLLASNMYVLTPSRKGVFARPGTHRTWTLCGNSALPAPPR from the exons atgagagggagagagatcacCGGAAGGAGTGCCGCCGGCTCGTCGTCTTTCATACCTACACACGCAA GGGTGTTGAGAGGAGTTAGAGGTCGTGCGCCGGCCGGAGCAGCAGGAGCAAGGATATGGCCGCCTCTCTTCTCTGCCACGGTTCCCTCCTCTTCCTTCAGCTCTCGAGATGTCGACCTGCAG gcaaaccaTTGTTTGACAACAAATATGCGGAGGCGTTTTTATGGATGTGCATTTCACCTGAATCTGGAGAGCTATTCAATCTGTCGCGGACATTTTTGGTGGAATTCAGTGCTTCAGCAG GATTATTATGGATTTTCTGAAGGTGGTGGTGGGGGTTGCACGGCATGTTCCATCTGGTTTCAGGAGTGTGTGCTGCACCTGAAAAAATTTCTCGG GCATGAGGTCTCCGAGTCGTTTAAATCTGAACGCAACACCAAG GATGGTGGCAACAGAGGGACTCTTTGGTGCCGGAGAGCTCGGGATTCATCACCCCTAACTGAATCAACCCTGCTATCACAG CCTCTGCATGTTTATGGCCTCTCAGCTTCGTGCTTATGGTGCGGCTGCGTGGAAGCCGACGACAAGTACGGCCGCTCTCTACTTGCCTCTAATATGTATGTCTTAACTCCCTCGAGAAAAGGAGTCTTTGCAAG ACCAGGAACGCATCGGACATGGACGCTCTGCGGAAACTCGGCTCTGCCAGCGCCACCTCGGTGA